In the genome of Sphingomonas naphthae, one region contains:
- a CDS encoding beta-3-deoxy-D-manno-oct-2-ulosonic acid transferase, protein MPGLAFTKKRVWTPILRSPLFPGIAIGVADVARRGPAVAFDATRVAEVAAAIARERVGGRFWGRPIVGARHLIVASDIAHLDAAEGEGTIVWPVGTAIADAARKRGLAVAPADADPWSLIDAAEVVSGDPAHEVALLAACAGKLPLDPSALHSHLIDTVAYRDPFTGASSDPLAAIDLLGFWRRWIDANRGIAAAAGMAWWKRAEIARFLWAGQGTIPFLRPAAAIAVAAPADGVIATWPSRVPADFADQATAAGARVHLVEDGFLRSPGLGADLHPPLSVVVDGQGIYYDPSRPCDLETILATHEFPPAIKARADRLRQRIVTRGIGKYGVSTPAAVLDLPAGRRIVLVAGQVEDDMSVLAGGAGVAGNRDLLERARAAEPDAYLLFRPHPDVEAGHRKGAVPDAEALRFADVISRGGSLAALLEQVDSVHVLSSLTGFEALLRNRDVVIHGQPFFAGWGLTRDLAPAMLRRNKKLELDELIAGALILYPRYLDPRTGLPCPPETFLDAIVPARSLSPLIRLRQLQGRLRKWFQRRYVAA, encoded by the coding sequence TTGCCGGGGTTAGCCTTTACCAAGAAGCGTGTCTGGACGCCGATCCTGCGGTCGCCGCTGTTTCCCGGCATCGCGATCGGCGTGGCCGATGTCGCGCGCAGGGGGCCGGCGGTGGCGTTCGATGCGACGCGTGTCGCCGAGGTTGCCGCCGCCATCGCCCGTGAGCGGGTCGGTGGGCGCTTCTGGGGGCGGCCGATCGTCGGCGCGCGCCACCTGATCGTTGCCAGCGACATCGCGCATCTCGATGCGGCCGAGGGCGAAGGCACGATCGTCTGGCCGGTCGGCACCGCCATCGCCGACGCGGCGCGCAAGAGGGGGCTGGCCGTCGCGCCGGCGGATGCCGATCCCTGGTCGCTGATCGATGCCGCCGAGGTCGTCAGCGGCGATCCCGCCCATGAAGTGGCGCTGCTCGCCGCCTGCGCGGGCAAACTCCCGCTCGATCCCAGCGCGCTCCACAGCCATCTGATCGACACGGTCGCCTATCGCGATCCCTTCACCGGCGCCTCCAGCGATCCGCTCGCCGCGATCGACCTGCTCGGTTTCTGGCGCCGCTGGATCGACGCGAATCGCGGGATCGCCGCCGCCGCCGGCATGGCGTGGTGGAAGCGGGCGGAGATCGCGCGTTTCCTGTGGGCGGGGCAGGGCACCATACCCTTCCTCCGCCCCGCCGCCGCGATCGCCGTCGCCGCGCCTGCGGACGGGGTGATCGCGACCTGGCCGTCGCGTGTGCCCGCCGACTTCGCCGATCAGGCCACCGCCGCCGGCGCCCGCGTCCATCTCGTCGAAGACGGCTTCCTCCGCTCGCCCGGCCTCGGCGCCGATCTCCATCCGCCGCTCTCGGTGGTGGTGGACGGCCAGGGCATCTATTACGATCCGTCGCGCCCCTGCGATCTCGAGACGATCCTCGCCACCCACGAATTTCCGCCCGCGATCAAGGCGCGCGCCGATCGGCTCCGTCAGCGGATCGTGACGAGGGGGATCGGCAAATATGGCGTCAGCACGCCGGCGGCGGTGCTGGATCTGCCCGCAGGGCGGCGCATCGTCCTCGTCGCGGGGCAGGTGGAGGACGACATGTCGGTGCTGGCCGGTGGGGCGGGCGTGGCGGGCAACCGCGACTTGCTCGAACGCGCCCGCGCCGCCGAGCCCGATGCCTACCTCCTCTTCCGCCCCCATCCCGATGTGGAGGCCGGCCATCGCAAGGGCGCGGTGCCCGATGCCGAGGCGCTGCGCTTCGCCGACGTCATCTCGCGCGGCGGCTCGCTCGCGGCGCTGCTGGAACAAGTTGATTCGGTTCATGTTCTATCGTCTCTCACCGGTTTCGAAGCGTTGCTGCGGAACCGGGACGTGGTAATTCATGGCCAGCCCTTCTTTGCCGGATGGGGGCTGACTCGCGATCTCGCTCCGGCTATGTTGCGGCGCAACAAGAAACTGGAGCTGGACGAGTTGATAGCGGGCGCCCTGATTCTCTATCCGCGCTACCTCGATCCGCGGACCGGTTTGCCCTGTCCGCCCGAAACCTTCCTCGACGCGATCGTGCCCGCCCGGTCACTCAGCCCGCTGATCCGTTTGCGGCAGTTGCAAGGACGGTTGCGAAAGTGGTTCCAGCGGCGTTATGTCGCGGCATGA
- a CDS encoding capsule biosynthesis protein gives MKPWPSSRRNFLFLQGPHGPFFFRLGEALAQIGHGIHRINLNGGDQKDWPGPATNFGGKAEAWPLFFDKYVTDHDITDVVFFGDCRPLHTAAHGMARLRQLRIHVFEEGYIRPDYVTLELDGVNGNSSLSRDPQWYLDQAAGLPPVPVHPPVASSFGRRAREAMAYNTATVLAKLTFPHYRNHRPLSSWGEGIFWLRRLQRRKRERERSSAILAAIAGQPYFCFPLQLDSDHQIRTHSPFGNMSVAIRYVIESFARAAPRDHLLVIKQHPLDAGMINWRRFIADESAKNGIAERVHFVEDADIAPMVAQARGVVTVNSTTGTLALRENVPTAVLGHAVYHIPRITHQGTLDDFWRNPVAPEEAVYDAFCRVLVNRCLIHGGFLSDVGLGYLVRGAVARLTADDSGETVSLEEKLSLL, from the coding sequence ATGAAGCCGTGGCCGTCATCCCGCAGGAATTTCCTTTTCCTGCAAGGCCCTCATGGCCCGTTCTTCTTCCGGCTGGGGGAGGCGCTCGCCCAGATCGGCCATGGCATCCACCGCATCAACCTGAACGGTGGCGACCAGAAGGATTGGCCCGGCCCCGCGACGAACTTCGGCGGCAAGGCCGAGGCCTGGCCGTTGTTCTTCGACAAATATGTCACCGATCACGACATCACCGATGTCGTCTTCTTCGGCGATTGCCGCCCGCTGCACACGGCGGCGCACGGTATGGCCCGCCTGCGCCAGCTGCGCATCCACGTGTTCGAGGAAGGCTATATCCGGCCCGACTATGTGACGCTGGAACTGGACGGGGTGAACGGAAACAGCAGCCTGTCGCGCGATCCGCAATGGTATCTCGATCAGGCGGCCGGGCTGCCGCCGGTGCCGGTTCACCCGCCGGTCGCCTCCAGCTTCGGCCGCCGCGCGCGCGAGGCGATGGCCTATAATACGGCGACCGTGCTGGCGAAGCTCACCTTCCCGCATTACCGCAACCATCGCCCGCTCTCGTCCTGGGGGGAGGGCATCTTCTGGCTGCGCCGTCTCCAGCGCCGCAAGCGCGAGCGCGAGCGCTCGTCCGCGATCCTCGCCGCCATCGCCGGCCAGCCCTATTTCTGCTTCCCGCTCCAGCTCGATTCGGATCACCAGATCCGCACCCATTCGCCGTTCGGCAACATGTCGGTCGCGATCCGCTATGTGATCGAGAGCTTCGCCCGCGCCGCGCCGCGCGATCATCTGCTCGTCATCAAGCAGCATCCGCTGGATGCCGGCATGATCAACTGGCGCCGCTTCATCGCCGACGAATCGGCCAAGAACGGCATCGCCGAGCGGGTCCATTTCGTCGAGGACGCCGATATCGCGCCGATGGTGGCGCAGGCGCGCGGCGTGGTGACGGTCAACAGCACCACCGGCACCCTGGCGCTGCGCGAGAATGTGCCGACGGCGGTGCTGGGCCATGCCGTCTATCACATCCCGCGCATCACCCATCAGGGCACGCTCGACGATTTCTGGCGCAACCCGGTCGCGCCCGAGGAAGCGGTGTACGACGCGTTCTGCCGCGTGCTGGTCAACCGCTGCCTCATTCATGGCGGATTCCTGAGCGATGTGGGTCTCGGCTATCTAGTGCGCGGCGCGGTCGCGCGGCTGACGGCCGACGACAGCGGCGAGACGGTCTCGCTGGAGGAAAAGCTCAGCCTGCTATGA
- a CDS encoding glycosyltransferase family 4 protein, producing the protein MLEIRPRGSIDGAEVVLDISRLLSRALHAMPTGVDRCEMAYATDLIERIPDRLSFSALHPAGAYGRLSWPAVRQFLSSTGARWRHGGKIDPLTLKVSALRHWTALWPKPVPAARRPRVYLQASPHHLERGDKVRAILRRENAAFVCLVHDVIPIVHPEYAREDGAMKHLARIRSVADHAAGIVSNSAATEEALIPFLQAVGHRPELRIAHLGVDVPDMIDARKGGDAPGIDGPYFVCVATIEPRKNHLLLLNIWRRLIERHGHAAPKLVLIGRRGWENEQIVDMLDRCATLKGHVIEYGGLPDRQMRSLMAGARALLLPSFAEGFGMPVTEALIARVPVIASDLGALMEAGGAAADYLDPLDGFGWMDAILDYAKPDSARRAAQLERIRDWRPPSWRAHLDTVMELVDAVAERPAMA; encoded by the coding sequence ATGCTGGAGATCCGGCCCCGCGGGTCGATCGATGGAGCGGAAGTCGTTCTCGACATTTCGCGCCTGTTGTCGCGCGCGCTGCACGCCATGCCCACCGGCGTCGATCGCTGCGAGATGGCCTATGCGACCGACCTGATCGAGCGCATCCCCGATCGGCTGAGCTTCTCCGCGCTCCATCCGGCCGGCGCCTATGGTCGGCTGTCGTGGCCGGCGGTGCGGCAATTCCTGTCCTCCACCGGCGCGCGCTGGCGCCATGGCGGCAAGATCGATCCGCTGACCCTGAAGGTTTCGGCGCTGCGCCACTGGACGGCGCTCTGGCCGAAGCCGGTGCCGGCGGCGAGGCGCCCGCGCGTCTATCTTCAGGCGTCACCGCATCATCTGGAACGCGGCGACAAGGTGCGGGCGATCCTGCGGCGCGAGAATGCCGCCTTCGTCTGCCTCGTCCACGATGTGATCCCAATCGTCCATCCCGAATATGCGCGCGAGGATGGCGCGATGAAGCATCTCGCCCGCATCCGCAGCGTGGCCGATCATGCCGCCGGCATCGTCAGCAATTCGGCCGCCACGGAAGAGGCGCTGATCCCTTTCCTCCAGGCGGTCGGCCACCGCCCGGAACTGCGCATCGCCCATCTCGGCGTCGACGTGCCGGACATGATCGACGCGCGGAAGGGCGGCGACGCGCCGGGCATCGACGGGCCGTATTTCGTGTGCGTCGCCACGATCGAGCCGCGCAAGAATCACCTGCTGCTCCTCAACATCTGGCGCCGCCTGATCGAACGCCATGGCCATGCCGCGCCCAAGCTGGTGCTGATCGGTCGGCGCGGGTGGGAGAATGAGCAGATCGTCGACATGCTCGATCGCTGCGCCACGCTGAAGGGACATGTGATCGAATATGGTGGCCTGCCCGATCGCCAGATGCGGTCGTTGATGGCGGGCGCCCGCGCCCTGCTGCTGCCCAGCTTCGCCGAGGGCTTCGGCATGCCCGTCACCGAGGCGCTGATCGCGCGCGTGCCGGTGATCGCCTCGGATCTGGGGGCGTTGATGGAGGCGGGCGGGGCCGCCGCCGATTATCTCGATCCGCTCGACGGCTTCGGCTGGATGGACGCCATCCTCGATTATGCCAAACCCGATTCCGCCCGTCGTGCCGCGCAGTTGGAGCGCATCCGCGACTGGCGCCCGCCCAGCTGGCGCGCGCACCTCGATACGGTGATGGAACTGGTCGACGCCGTCGCCGAACGCCCGGCGATGGCCTGA
- a CDS encoding vgr related protein encodes MARARHSRPLTGGEIAMAREVFGKAIDYGAVWVHLGRWWPLQPGNVVMAPDGAIWCPAGLWRADFAAAPFSLQRLFIHEMTHVWQAQRSGRWWLPLMRHPFCRYRYRPGKAFDLYGIEQQAEVVADAWVARRAGQGRLAAALPFEQA; translated from the coding sequence ATGGCCCGCGCGCGCCACTCCCGCCCGCTCACCGGCGGCGAGATCGCGATGGCGCGCGAGGTGTTCGGGAAGGCGATCGATTATGGCGCGGTGTGGGTCCACCTCGGGCGCTGGTGGCCGCTGCAACCGGGCAATGTGGTGATGGCGCCGGATGGGGCGATCTGGTGCCCGGCCGGCCTGTGGCGCGCCGATTTCGCCGCCGCGCCGTTTTCCCTGCAACGGCTGTTCATCCACGAAATGACGCATGTGTGGCAGGCGCAGCGATCGGGCCGCTGGTGGCTGCCGCTGATGCGCCATCCATTCTGCCGCTATCGCTATCGGCCGGGCAAGGCGTTCGATCTTTACGGAATCGAGCAGCAGGCGGAGGTGGTGGCCGATGCCTGGGTGGCGCGGCGGGCCGGGCAGGGCCGGCTGGCGGCGGCGCTGCCGTTCGAGCAGGCGTAG
- the dnaJ gene encoding molecular chaperone DnaJ: MADTDYYELLEIERTADDKTIKSSFRRIAMQCHPDKNPGCADSEAKFKAINEAYECLKDPQKRAAYDRYGKAAFQQGGPGGGFGGGGQGFEGFSDIFESVFGEFMGGGRGRQQGGAQRGADLRYDLEISLEDAFHGKQESVRVDVAQACDTCHGSGAKAGGKGAKTCTTCAGHGKVRAQQGFFVVERMCPSCHGRGQVIADPCPACRGEGRVEAQKTLDVRIPVGVDEGTRIRLTGEGEAGARGAPAGDLYIFIHVKRHSVFEREGTTLFAKVPISFTTAALGGAIEVPGLDQQVHSIRIPAGIQSGKQLRQRGAGMPVLNGRGTGDMIVQIEVETPTKLSARQKELLEEFRATETGDECPASQGFFGKLKGMFGAE; encoded by the coding sequence ATGGCTGACACCGATTATTACGAGCTGCTCGAGATCGAGCGCACCGCCGACGACAAGACGATCAAATCGTCGTTCCGGCGAATTGCGATGCAATGCCACCCGGACAAGAACCCCGGTTGCGCCGATAGCGAAGCGAAGTTCAAGGCGATCAACGAGGCCTATGAGTGCCTGAAGGACCCGCAGAAGCGCGCGGCCTATGATCGCTATGGCAAGGCCGCCTTCCAGCAGGGCGGGCCGGGCGGCGGCTTCGGCGGCGGCGGACAGGGCTTCGAGGGCTTTTCCGACATCTTCGAAAGCGTGTTCGGCGAGTTCATGGGCGGCGGTCGCGGCCGCCAGCAGGGGGGCGCCCAGCGCGGCGCGGACCTGCGCTACGATCTCGAAATCTCGCTGGAAGATGCCTTCCACGGCAAGCAGGAGAGCGTGCGGGTCGATGTCGCGCAGGCTTGCGACACCTGCCACGGCTCCGGCGCGAAGGCCGGCGGCAAGGGCGCCAAGACCTGCACGACCTGCGCCGGCCATGGCAAGGTCCGCGCGCAGCAGGGCTTCTTCGTGGTCGAGCGGATGTGCCCGTCGTGCCACGGGCGCGGTCAGGTGATCGCCGACCCCTGCCCCGCCTGTCGTGGCGAGGGCCGGGTCGAGGCACAAAAGACGCTCGACGTGCGGATTCCCGTCGGCGTCGACGAGGGCACGCGCATCCGCCTGACCGGCGAGGGCGAGGCCGGGGCGCGGGGTGCGCCGGCGGGCGACCTCTACATCTTCATCCATGTGAAGCGGCACAGCGTGTTCGAGCGCGAGGGCACGACCCTGTTCGCCAAGGTGCCGATCAGCTTCACCACGGCGGCGCTGGGCGGCGCGATCGAAGTGCCCGGCCTCGACCAGCAGGTGCACAGCATCCGCATCCCGGCGGGCATCCAGTCGGGCAAGCAATTGCGCCAGCGCGGCGCGGGCATGCCCGTGCTGAACGGGCGCGGCACCGGCGACATGATCGTGCAGATCGAGGTGGAGACGCCGACCAAGCTGTCCGCCCGCCAGAAGGAATTGCTGGAAGAGTTTCGCGCGACCGAGACGGGCGACGAATGCCCCGCGAGCCAGGGCTTCTTCGGCAAGCTGAAGGGCATGTTCGGGGCGGAGTGA
- the dnaK gene encoding molecular chaperone DnaK: MGKVIGIDLGTTNSCVAVMEGGKPKVIENAEGARTTPSIVAFAKDGERLIGQPAKRQAVTNPDATIFAVKRLIGRRFDDPITKKDTELVPYHIVKGPNGDAWVQARGEDYSPSQISAFTLQKMKETAESYLGETVTQAVITVPAYFNDAQRQATKDAGRIAGLEVLRIINEPTAAALAYGLDKNDGKTIAVYDLGGGTFDVSVLEIGDGVFEVKSTNGDTFLGGEDFDAKLVEFLAEGFKKDEGIDLTKDRLALQRLKEAAEKAKIELSSTQTTEVNLPFITADATGPKHLVKAITRADLERLVEDLIKRTIEPMKKALADAGLKTSDIDEVVLVGGMTRMPKVREAVKQFFGKEPHTGVNPDEVVAIGAAVQAGVLQGDVKDVLLLDVTPLSLGIETLGGIMTKMIDRNTTIPTKKSQTYSTADDNQNAVTIRVFQGEREMAQDNKMLGQFDLVGIPPAPRGVPQIEVTFDIDANGIVNVSAKDKGTGKEQQIKIQASGGLSDSDIDQMVRDAEQFAEEDKKRRAAAEAKNNAESLVHSTESQLKEHGDSIDASLKSEIEAAIAETKTAIEGGDADQMTEKAGALTQVAMKLGQAIYEKQQQAEASPGAASGAAQADDVVDAEFSEVDETK; this comes from the coding sequence ATGGGCAAGGTGATCGGTATCGATCTGGGGACCACGAACAGCTGCGTGGCGGTGATGGAGGGCGGCAAGCCCAAGGTGATCGAGAATGCCGAAGGCGCGCGCACGACGCCGTCGATCGTGGCATTCGCCAAGGACGGCGAGCGCCTGATCGGCCAGCCGGCCAAGCGCCAGGCGGTGACCAACCCGGACGCGACGATCTTCGCGGTGAAGCGCCTCATCGGCCGCCGCTTCGACGATCCGATCACCAAGAAGGACACCGAGCTGGTGCCCTATCACATCGTGAAAGGCCCGAACGGCGACGCCTGGGTGCAGGCGCGCGGCGAGGATTATTCGCCCAGCCAGATTTCGGCCTTCACGCTCCAGAAGATGAAGGAAACCGCCGAGAGCTACCTCGGCGAGACCGTGACGCAGGCCGTGATCACCGTGCCGGCTTACTTCAACGACGCGCAGCGCCAGGCGACCAAGGACGCCGGCCGCATCGCGGGCCTCGAAGTGCTGCGCATCATCAACGAGCCGACGGCCGCCGCGCTGGCCTATGGCCTCGACAAGAACGACGGCAAGACGATCGCGGTCTATGACCTTGGCGGCGGCACGTTCGACGTGTCGGTGCTGGAAATCGGCGACGGCGTGTTCGAGGTGAAGTCGACCAACGGCGACACCTTCCTGGGCGGCGAGGATTTCGACGCCAAGCTGGTCGAGTTCCTGGCGGAAGGCTTCAAGAAGGACGAGGGCATCGATCTCACCAAGGATCGTCTCGCGCTCCAGCGCCTGAAGGAAGCCGCCGAAAAGGCCAAGATCGAGCTGTCGTCGACCCAGACGACCGAAGTGAACCTGCCCTTCATCACCGCCGACGCCACCGGGCCGAAGCATCTGGTGAAGGCGATCACCCGCGCCGATCTGGAGCGTCTGGTCGAGGATCTCATCAAGCGCACGATCGAGCCGATGAAGAAGGCTCTGGCCGACGCGGGCCTGAAGACGAGCGACATCGACGAGGTCGTGCTGGTCGGCGGCATGACGCGGATGCCCAAGGTGCGCGAGGCCGTGAAGCAGTTCTTCGGCAAGGAGCCGCACACCGGCGTGAACCCCGATGAGGTGGTGGCGATCGGCGCGGCCGTGCAGGCCGGCGTCCTCCAGGGCGACGTGAAGGACGTGCTGCTGCTCGACGTGACCCCGCTGTCGCTGGGCATCGAAACGCTGGGCGGCATCATGACCAAGATGATCGACCGCAACACGACGATCCCGACCAAGAAGTCGCAGACCTATTCCACGGCCGACGACAATCAGAACGCCGTGACGATCCGCGTCTTCCAGGGCGAGCGCGAGATGGCGCAGGACAACAAGATGCTGGGCCAGTTCGATCTGGTCGGCATCCCGCCCGCGCCGCGCGGCGTGCCGCAGATCGAGGTGACGTTCGACATCGACGCCAACGGCATCGTCAACGTCAGCGCCAAGGACAAGGGCACCGGCAAGGAGCAGCAGATCAAGATCCAGGCCTCGGGCGGCCTTTCGGACAGCGACATCGACCAGATGGTGCGCGACGCCGAGCAGTTCGCCGAGGAGGACAAGAAGCGCCGTGCGGCGGCCGAGGCGAAGAACAACGCCGAAAGCCTCGTCCATTCGACCGAGAGCCAGCTCAAGGAGCATGGCGATTCGATCGACGCGAGCCTGAAGTCCGAAATCGAGGCGGCCATCGCCGAGACCAAGACGGCGATCGAGGGCGGCGATGCCGACCAGATGACCGAAAAGGCCGGCGCGCTGACCCAGGTGGCGATGAAGCTGGGTCAGGCGATCTACGAGAAGCAGCAGCAGGCGGAAGCCTCGCCGGGCGCCGCTTCGGGCGCGGCGCAGGCCGATGACGTGGTCGACGCCGAATTCTCGGAAGTCGACGAGACGAAGTAA
- a CDS encoding copper chaperone PCu(A)C gives MKSFATAALIALATLSACHGKAPDNRGVTRAWARLPVVPGRPGAVYFTLVGTGKADRLVGIDSAVVGRIELHESGMHGRMMTMRPLAGADVPAVGKVVFGPSGNHGMLFDIDKAITPGTAIPMRFVFASGRAVEVETKTVEQGGEAPFPAE, from the coding sequence ATGAAGAGCTTCGCCACCGCCGCCCTGATCGCCCTCGCCACCTTGTCCGCCTGCCACGGCAAGGCGCCCGACAATCGCGGCGTCACCCGCGCCTGGGCACGCCTGCCGGTGGTGCCGGGCCGGCCGGGCGCGGTCTATTTCACCCTCGTCGGCACCGGAAAGGCCGATCGCCTCGTCGGCATCGACAGCGCCGTCGTCGGGCGGATCGAGCTGCACGAAAGCGGCATGCACGGCCGCATGATGACGATGCGCCCGCTGGCCGGCGCCGACGTGCCGGCGGTGGGCAAGGTCGTGTTCGGCCCCAGCGGTAACCACGGCATGCTGTTCGATATCGACAAGGCGATTACCCCCGGCACCGCCATCCCCATGCGCTTCGTCTTCGCCAGCGGCCGCGCGGTGGAGGTGGAGACCAAGACGGTGGAGCAGGGCGGCGAGGCGCCGTTTCCGGCGGAGTGA